TTCGCCCATCATTAATGCGATCGCCCTGCGCTATATTGTCTTGCTTGAGAGAGCTTTTGCCACTTCTGCTCATAGTCAACTTTATTTTACTCTACCTATTTAAAACTAAACTGTATACTGTATGCAATTGTACTTTTCTTTTCAGCCAATTAGGCAGATCTAATACAGTTAATTTTTTTTGTTCCACTTGCTTCCATTTTTAAAGCTAAATAGAGGTAAAGTTTTCCACTTTTTTGGGGATGGAAATTAGATCGAGCTTTTTATTATTCTGAATTTGTCTTCAGCAAATCAAGTAAATGCAAGGAGTAATAGAAATGGCAAACGCTATTTTGAAAATCAAACAAAACATCGGCATTGGTATAGTTGGTTGGCTGGTTATGTTTGCTCCATCGCCTAGCCATGCTTTAACAGTTGAGGAAGTACCCAATCCTAGAAAGACTGATAATGGTTGGGTAACAGATATGGCAGATATTCTCAGCGATCGCACAGAAAACCAACTCAATCAAATGATTTCTCAATTGGAAAGTGACGATGGTACAGAGATTGCTGTAGTTACCGTTCCCGAAACATCTCCAAGTGCATCCCCAAAGGAATTTGCGACTAAATTATTCAATTATTGGAAAATTGGCAAAGCCGATCGCGACAATGGCATATTGTTTTTAATCTCAACTAGCGATCGCCTAGCGGAAATCGAAACGGGGTATGGGATGGAAGAAATATTGCCTGATGCTAAAGTCGGCAATATTATCGACACGCAAATTATCCCTAAGTTTAAGCAAAACCATTTTAATGAAGGAACTCTGGCAGGAACTAAAAAGTTAATCGCTACCGTAAAAACTTCGGCAGATCGACAATCAGCCGTAACAAAAGTTAACCCAGAAGAACCAGAATTGAAATTTAGCAGCTTCCCATTTACGTTCCCAATTATATTGATGATGCTACCGATATTATTAGGTCTTCTCTTTTATTTTATACATCGTTCGCGTAAACTATTCATTGAACCAAATGAAACAAGAAAACGTATCGAAAAAGATGATAATCATCTTCCTATTTTCTGTGCCAAGTGTAAACAAAAGATGCAGAAAGTTGAAGACACTGAAATACAAAATTTATTAAGTGAATCAGAAAAGATTGCTCAAGAAATTGGCAGTATTAAATTAGAAAGTTGGAAATATTCTAGCTGTAGTCAACAACCTATTATATTTATCTATACTTCTGATCCATCTATTTCTGTGGAGTCTATTGCTCATTTATCTTCTTCTTCAAGTAGTAATAGTAGTCGTAGCGGTATTAGTGGTGGCACCAGCG
This DNA window, taken from Pleurocapsa sp. FMAR1, encodes the following:
- a CDS encoding TPM domain-containing protein, whose protein sequence is MANAILKIKQNIGIGIVGWLVMFAPSPSHALTVEEVPNPRKTDNGWVTDMADILSDRTENQLNQMISQLESDDGTEIAVVTVPETSPSASPKEFATKLFNYWKIGKADRDNGILFLISTSDRLAEIETGYGMEEILPDAKVGNIIDTQIIPKFKQNHFNEGTLAGTKKLIATVKTSADRQSAVTKVNPEEPELKFSSFPFTFPIILMMLPILLGLLFYFIHRSRKLFIEPNETRKRIEKDDNHLPIFCAKCKQKMQKVEDTEIQNLLSESEKIAQEIGSIKLESWKYSSCSQQPIIFIYTSDPSISVESIAHLSSSSSSNSSRSGISGGTSAGDISSGSSSGGASSGSSSDGASSGSSSGGASY